A region from the Syntrophorhabdaceae bacterium genome encodes:
- a CDS encoding FliI/YscN family ATPase, with translation MQRSIDPHVSATKRVLSQFYPYRVYGKVNQVVGLVIEGKGPISSVGDAALIYPVDSGAPIDAEVVGFKDGKTLLMPLGDLRGVGIGSRILSKRKTVDAIVGEGLLGRVIDGLGNPMDGKGPIQSSESIPIYRDTVNPMKKKRIHEPLDLGLRGINGLLTCGKGQRIGIFAGSGVGKSVLLGMVARHTEANVNVIGLIGERGREVREFIERDLGDGLKHSVVIVATSDQPPLIRVRGAFLTIAIAEYFRDAGSDVLLLMDSLTRFSMAQREIGLAIGEPPTSKGYTPSVFSFLTKLLERAGNGEGQGTMTAIYTVLVEGDDLDDPIADSARSILDGHIVLSRKLADQNHYPPVDVLRSVSRLMKDIAPREQIEYAGKIIEILSEYERAEDLINIGAYTPGNNQKVDYAVSMIDKVKTFLVQEVDDRVTLDETCNSMKILFYV, from the coding sequence ATGCAAAGATCGATTGATCCGCACGTATCCGCAACGAAGAGAGTTCTTTCCCAGTTCTATCCTTATCGGGTCTATGGTAAGGTTAACCAGGTTGTGGGCCTGGTCATAGAAGGTAAGGGCCCTATTTCTTCGGTCGGCGATGCGGCGCTTATTTATCCCGTCGACTCAGGCGCGCCCATAGATGCAGAGGTCGTTGGATTCAAGGATGGCAAAACCCTGCTTATGCCCTTAGGCGACTTGAGAGGCGTGGGTATCGGCTCTCGGATCCTGTCGAAGAGAAAGACAGTGGATGCGATCGTGGGCGAGGGCCTGCTCGGCAGGGTTATAGACGGGTTGGGAAACCCGATGGATGGAAAAGGTCCCATCCAGAGCAGCGAATCGATCCCGATCTACCGCGATACAGTCAATCCGATGAAAAAGAAAAGAATCCATGAACCTCTCGACCTCGGACTCCGCGGTATTAACGGACTTCTCACCTGTGGAAAAGGGCAGAGAATAGGCATTTTTGCAGGCTCCGGCGTGGGAAAGAGCGTATTGCTCGGTATGGTAGCCCGCCACACCGAGGCCAACGTCAATGTGATCGGTCTTATCGGTGAGCGGGGAAGGGAAGTGCGGGAGTTCATCGAAAGGGACTTAGGTGATGGCCTTAAACATTCCGTGGTTATCGTCGCAACGTCGGACCAACCGCCGCTCATCAGGGTCCGCGGCGCCTTCCTCACCATCGCTATCGCAGAATATTTCCGTGATGCAGGAAGTGACGTGCTCTTGCTCATGGATTCCCTGACACGTTTCAGCATGGCCCAGCGGGAAATCGGTCTGGCGATCGGAGAACCGCCCACTTCAAAGGGCTATACGCCAAGCGTCTTCTCCTTTTTGACGAAGTTGCTTGAAAGAGCAGGCAACGGAGAAGGACAGGGAACCATGACGGCTATATATACCGTATTGGTCGAAGGGGATGACCTGGATGATCCCATCGCAGATTCAGCCAGGTCCATTCTTGACGGACATATCGTCCTTTCGAGGAAACTCGCCGATCAGAACCATTACCCGCCCGTGGATGTTTTAAGAAGCGTGAGCAGGCTCATGAAGGACATTGCGCCCAGGGAACAGATAGAATATGCGGGTAAAATTATCGAGATACTGTCGGAATACGAGAGGGCCGAGGATTTGATCAATATTGGCGCTTACACGCCGGGAAACAATCAGAAAGTCGACTACGCCGTGTCCATGATCGACAAGGTCAAGACTTTTCTGGTCCAGGAAGTGGACGATCGGGTAACCCTCGATGAAACCTGCAACAGCATGAAAATACTCTTCTATGTATGA
- a CDS encoding sigma-54 dependent transcriptional regulator yields MKTNVLVVDDDNHMRIALKESLAREGYNVALAEDGKRALEEMERHMFDLLITDVKMPNVTGIDLLKRVKESSPCMPVILITGYGTVQDAVRVIKEGAYDYIQKPFNTDTLYGLVKRALGANNGKIVHVSRPMKEVLLKAERVAKSDATVLILGESGVGKELISKYIHENSERHDKPFIAVNCAALPETLLESELFGYEKGAFTGAIARKLGKFELADKGTILLDEITEMDLRLQAKLLRVLQEKEIEVIGSKYPKHVDVRVVATTNRDIMRQVKEGKFREDLFYRLHVFPITVPALRERKDDIEPLVDYFLRKHAKGADVGIESEAVEYLKERPWRGNVRELENFISRACIMSGAAVIKLTHLKDIDNTQESCAGSGSMKEMETKLILDALRSVRGNRTKAASILGITVRTLRNKINEYRTSGIEVPVKEY; encoded by the coding sequence ATGAAAACAAATGTCCTGGTCGTGGATGATGACAACCACATGAGAATCGCCCTTAAGGAGTCCCTGGCGCGGGAAGGTTACAACGTGGCCCTGGCCGAGGATGGGAAGAGAGCTCTTGAGGAAATGGAAAGGCATATGTTCGATCTCCTCATTACCGACGTCAAGATGCCTAATGTTACCGGAATAGACCTTCTCAAACGCGTTAAGGAATCATCCCCTTGCATGCCCGTTATTCTCATCACGGGATACGGGACGGTTCAAGACGCCGTGCGGGTCATCAAAGAAGGCGCCTACGACTATATCCAGAAACCGTTTAACACCGACACCCTGTATGGCCTCGTCAAAAGGGCGCTCGGAGCGAATAACGGGAAGATAGTACACGTTTCGAGACCCATGAAAGAGGTTCTCCTCAAGGCGGAAAGGGTGGCAAAATCGGACGCCACGGTCCTGATACTCGGCGAAAGCGGCGTGGGAAAAGAGCTGATCTCCAAATATATTCACGAGAATAGCGAAAGGCACGACAAACCTTTTATTGCCGTGAACTGCGCGGCCTTGCCCGAGACGCTTCTCGAAAGCGAACTCTTCGGATATGAAAAGGGTGCCTTTACCGGAGCGATTGCGAGGAAATTGGGGAAATTCGAGCTTGCGGATAAGGGAACGATCCTGCTCGACGAGATAACGGAAATGGACTTGAGGCTCCAGGCAAAACTCTTAAGAGTGCTTCAGGAAAAAGAGATTGAGGTCATCGGGTCCAAGTATCCCAAGCATGTGGATGTGAGGGTTGTGGCCACGACGAACCGTGACATTATGAGACAGGTAAAGGAAGGAAAATTCAGGGAAGATCTTTTCTATCGCCTTCATGTTTTCCCTATCACCGTGCCGGCCCTTCGTGAGCGAAAAGATGACATCGAGCCGTTGGTCGATTACTTTCTGAGAAAACATGCCAAGGGCGCCGACGTGGGTATTGAAAGTGAGGCGGTCGAATACCTGAAAGAGAGACCGTGGCGAGGCAATGTGCGGGAGCTGGAGAACTTCATTTCCCGGGCGTGCATCATGTCGGGAGCTGCCGTTATTAAATTGACGCACCTGAAGGATATCGATAATACGCAGGAAAGTTGTGCCGGCTCGGGCTCGATGAAAGAGATGGAAACAAAACTCATTCTTGATGCTTTAAGGTCGGTCAGAGGCAACAGGACCAAAGCAGCTTCTATCCTCGGCATCACGGTGAGAACGCTCAGGAACAAGATCAACGAGTACCGGACGTCAGGCATAGAGGTCCCTGTTAAGGAGTATTGA
- the fliE gene encoding flagellar hook-basal body complex protein FliE, whose amino-acid sequence MKVETFTFDNFPDVNQIKKGGAAEPAKTSFSDALKDSIKKVGEIEKETNQEVEKLVNMETQDIHSTMIALEKADLTFQMMMQVRNKIISAYEEIMRIQV is encoded by the coding sequence ATGAAGGTTGAAACCTTTACGTTCGATAATTTTCCCGATGTGAATCAGATCAAGAAAGGTGGAGCGGCTGAACCGGCCAAGACCTCCTTCAGTGATGCGTTGAAAGATTCCATCAAGAAAGTGGGTGAAATCGAGAAGGAAACCAACCAGGAGGTAGAAAAACTTGTAAATATGGAGACGCAGGACATCCACAGTACGATGATAGCCCTTGAAAAGGCCGATCTGACCTTCCAGATGATGATGCAGGTCAGGAACAAGATCATCAGCGCCTATGAAGAAATCATGAGGATACAGGTGTAA
- the flgC gene encoding flagellar basal body rod protein FlgC: protein MGILDILRISASGLKAQRTRMEVVASNLSNVHTTKTAEGGPYKKKEVVFTTSDVSEDKSFNGLLSKSIEGVKVDSIQESPKSFEKVYDPNHPDADQDGYVTYPNVNLMEEMTDMVAATRAYEANINVLNTTKEMIIKSLEIGKQ from the coding sequence ATGGGAATTCTTGATATATTAAGAATCAGCGCGTCCGGGTTAAAGGCGCAGAGGACAAGGATGGAGGTCGTCGCCTCGAACCTTTCCAATGTCCACACGACCAAGACGGCTGAAGGCGGGCCCTATAAGAAGAAGGAAGTTGTCTTTACCACGTCCGATGTGTCGGAAGACAAAAGCTTCAATGGACTTCTCTCCAAGAGCATCGAGGGTGTAAAGGTCGATTCCATCCAGGAGAGTCCCAAGTCCTTTGAAAAGGTCTATGATCCTAATCATCCCGACGCAGACCAGGACGGTTACGTAACATACCCGAATGTGAATCTTATGGAAGAAATGACCGATATGGTTGCTGCTACCCGCGCCTACGAAGCGAATATCAATGTTCTCAACACGACCAAAGAGATGATTATAAAGTCTCTTGAAATCGGAAAACAATAG
- a CDS encoding flagellar FliJ family protein yields MLKNRLERIIEIKEKMMEDKEREIEAEKAQLDAVSREIQMVDADIDEAYQKITAKPLKGNDFTVIRDFIEYLDNSKNALKREKESIEEKVSLLKDELVELLKELKMLGTLRTKVLNALKKSSNRREQKLLDDIALRIDEKKI; encoded by the coding sequence ATGCTGAAGAACCGCCTTGAGCGCATCATTGAGATAAAAGAAAAAATGATGGAAGACAAGGAACGCGAGATTGAAGCGGAGAAAGCGCAACTTGACGCGGTCAGCCGGGAGATCCAAATGGTCGATGCGGATATCGATGAGGCATACCAAAAGATCACAGCAAAGCCGTTGAAGGGGAATGATTTCACCGTGATCAGGGATTTTATCGAATATCTGGACAATTCGAAGAACGCCCTTAAGCGCGAGAAAGAATCCATAGAGGAAAAGGTATCACTGCTCAAGGACGAGCTCGTAGAACTCCTGAAAGAGCTCAAGATGCTCGGTACTCTCCGGACTAAAGTTCTCAATGCCCTCAAGAAATCCTCAAACAGACGGGAGCAGAAGCTCCTCGATGATATCGCCCTGAGAATAGACGAAAAGAAAATATAG
- the fliF gene encoding flagellar basal-body MS-ring/collar protein FliF: MAGSDDVLNNARNYLKTTPKNKLYTYLFLLIVVVGGSILGLSLLQKENYSTLFAGLSTEDASMVVAKLKELKVPYKLGLGGSAIYVPKDRVYDIRLMLAGQNALPGGAGMGFELFDKTNYGMTEFMQNVNYKRAIQGELSRTINQMPEIKASRVHIAIPEKTLFTEKEKDVTASVFLKIKPGKDLSKDQVSGIVQLVAGSVEGLKPENITVVDSSGKILYKNGGSGPASAVVLSGQQFELQQSVERTLEDSVQSMLDRFIPSNKSIVRANVELNLRKVEKVEEEVQPNKSVITSEKKSKEKTVNRTAGPGGVPGVASNVPNVAGRTTPKVETGAERTNESEREESQVSYDVSKTVRKIVEPYGDIKRVSLAIVVDGKYEKVKVQKGEELRYSPRSQKELSDIKGIVARAVGLDEQRGDKIEILNVPFEAEKLADEKGALDSAEKTEVMYSVGKYAFYAAIFFAVFLFLVKPLLNILRSRVERAPLSPIKDVYLRGTAGPEVTPIENKAQSALADAMKDKVVVGSIIKEWVREGS; encoded by the coding sequence ATGGCTGGATCCGACGACGTCCTTAACAACGCGAGAAATTACCTGAAGACCACGCCCAAGAACAAACTCTATACGTATCTATTCCTCTTGATTGTGGTTGTTGGTGGGTCCATCCTCGGCCTGTCTTTGTTGCAGAAGGAAAACTACAGCACGCTCTTTGCCGGTCTTTCCACCGAAGACGCCTCCATGGTCGTAGCCAAACTCAAAGAACTCAAAGTGCCCTATAAGCTCGGCCTCGGGGGGTCAGCCATCTATGTACCCAAAGATCGGGTCTATGATATCCGGCTCATGCTTGCCGGACAGAATGCATTGCCCGGTGGTGCGGGAATGGGCTTCGAGCTCTTTGATAAGACAAATTACGGTATGACCGAGTTTATGCAGAACGTGAATTATAAGAGGGCAATCCAGGGGGAACTTTCAAGGACGATCAACCAGATGCCGGAGATAAAGGCGTCTAGAGTCCATATCGCCATCCCTGAAAAAACACTTTTTACTGAAAAAGAAAAGGACGTTACCGCGTCAGTCTTTCTGAAAATAAAGCCGGGCAAGGACCTGTCCAAGGATCAGGTAAGCGGCATAGTTCAACTGGTGGCCGGCAGTGTTGAGGGTCTCAAGCCGGAAAACATCACCGTGGTAGACTCATCCGGGAAGATCCTTTACAAGAACGGCGGGAGTGGGCCTGCCTCGGCGGTTGTGCTTTCCGGCCAGCAGTTCGAATTACAACAAAGCGTAGAAAGAACGCTTGAAGACTCGGTGCAATCTATGCTCGATAGATTCATACCCTCCAACAAATCTATCGTGCGGGCAAATGTTGAATTGAATCTTAGAAAGGTGGAGAAGGTTGAGGAAGAGGTACAGCCGAACAAGAGCGTCATTACCTCAGAGAAGAAAAGCAAGGAAAAGACCGTGAACAGAACCGCAGGACCTGGAGGCGTTCCAGGTGTGGCCTCAAACGTTCCGAACGTGGCCGGCAGAACGACTCCAAAGGTGGAGACGGGCGCTGAACGTACGAACGAGTCGGAGAGAGAGGAATCACAGGTTTCTTATGATGTGAGTAAGACGGTCAGAAAGATCGTGGAACCATACGGCGACATTAAACGCGTATCGCTTGCCATCGTGGTCGATGGTAAATACGAAAAGGTAAAAGTGCAAAAAGGAGAAGAACTGAGGTACAGCCCGCGGTCACAGAAAGAATTGTCCGATATCAAGGGCATCGTGGCCAGGGCCGTTGGATTAGATGAACAGAGAGGGGACAAAATCGAGATCCTCAATGTGCCCTTCGAAGCTGAAAAACTGGCCGACGAGAAAGGGGCCCTTGACAGCGCCGAAAAGACAGAGGTCATGTATAGCGTAGGAAAATATGCTTTCTACGCAGCCATCTTTTTTGCCGTTTTCCTCTTTTTGGTGAAGCCGCTCCTCAATATCTTGAGGTCCAGGGTGGAAAGAGCACCCTTAAGCCCGATCAAGGATGTCTATCTGAGAGGTACCGCCGGTCCGGAGGTGACCCCCATTGAAAACAAGGCCCAGTCAGCGCTTGCTGACGCCATGAAGGACAAGGTCGTGGTTGGTTCGATTATCAAAGAATGGGTGCGAGAAGGTAGCTAA
- the flgB gene encoding flagellar basal body rod protein FlgB → MDMINLIEKALNIRTYYHRVISGNIANAETPAYKEKDIDFKKELARRIDSDQASFANSDFEVTENQENDGLSSIDGNTVNLENQMVKLTENQLMFHSLVQVAAKQFSIMRYIIREGK, encoded by the coding sequence ATGGACATGATCAACCTGATCGAGAAGGCGCTTAACATTCGGACATACTACCATCGGGTGATATCCGGAAATATTGCCAATGCGGAAACTCCGGCCTACAAAGAGAAAGACATCGATTTTAAAAAAGAGCTTGCGAGAAGAATAGACTCTGATCAAGCGAGCTTTGCAAACAGCGACTTCGAGGTCACAGAGAATCAGGAGAATGACGGTCTGTCCAGCATCGACGGCAATACGGTTAATCTCGAGAACCAGATGGTGAAACTTACGGAGAACCAGCTCATGTTTCACTCCCTGGTTCAGGTCGCAGCCAAACAATTTTCCATTATGAGATATATCATCAGGGAGGGGAAGTAG
- a CDS encoding FliH/SctL family protein, which translates to MKPFIFNNLNDDFQPESKNEFTAYFEENASREISANRSMTIEERTRSIFEDAFAEGEKAGRELGMKKVDPIIKRLNSYISELTFFKEDLLERSRNLATDLALVFAEAIILRECEDKRDTVMRMVKKAMELCEERSDIQIRLRKEDAELIAPDETSHLKIIKDDTLKEPGFIIETNFGDIDGRISIQLDELRKELTHAKID; encoded by the coding sequence ATGAAACCCTTTATCTTCAATAATCTGAACGACGATTTCCAACCGGAAAGCAAGAACGAATTCACTGCCTACTTTGAGGAAAATGCCTCCCGTGAGATCTCGGCGAACCGTTCAATGACTATAGAGGAACGGACGCGGTCAATCTTTGAAGACGCCTTTGCCGAGGGAGAAAAAGCCGGACGCGAGCTGGGCATGAAGAAAGTCGATCCGATTATCAAAAGGTTGAATAGTTATATTTCGGAGCTGACTTTCTTTAAAGAGGATCTGCTGGAACGTTCGAGAAATTTGGCCACGGATCTGGCCCTTGTTTTTGCCGAGGCTATCATCTTAAGAGAGTGTGAAGACAAAAGAGATACGGTCATGAGGATGGTAAAAAAAGCCATGGAGCTTTGCGAGGAGAGAAGTGATATACAAATCAGACTGAGAAAAGAAGACGCCGAACTCATTGCCCCGGACGAGACAAGTCACCTCAAGATCATAAAGGACGATACGTTGAAAGAACCTGGTTTTATTATCGAGACCAATTTCGGCGATATCGATGGAAGAATCTCCATTCAGCTCGATGAACTGAGAAAAGAATTGACCCATGCAAAGATCGATTGA
- the fliG gene encoding flagellar motor switch protein FliG, translating to MDNDSISGVKKAAILLLTIDDEVTKEIMKDLEEEEIDAIGQEITKLKLIPDHVVTKVQEEFTTKLGKRSRQIVGGEQKFKMLIKKSFGDEKAETFLGNLETKRGMPGEFLRRCDPKLLANVLRGEHPQTIALVLSTLGPKKAGDAISALPERAQAEVIMRMASLQKVDLVILGEVEGVIKDQLENIGGAEGKQLGGVEVVATILNQMDRTLESELLGRLEESSPDLAEKIRQLMFTFEDLVQLDDKSIQVLLKEVSSEDIGLALKGASDAMKDKIYANMSERAAAMLKEDLEAMGPVRLSDVEKAQVKIAMVAKKLEGEGKIILSRGNEKFV from the coding sequence ATGGATAACGATTCAATTTCGGGCGTAAAGAAGGCGGCCATACTCCTTCTCACCATTGATGACGAGGTGACCAAGGAGATTATGAAGGACCTCGAGGAAGAGGAGATCGATGCCATCGGCCAGGAAATAACCAAACTGAAATTGATCCCCGACCATGTAGTAACCAAAGTCCAGGAAGAGTTCACCACGAAACTGGGTAAGAGAAGCCGGCAGATCGTGGGTGGCGAACAAAAATTCAAGATGCTCATTAAAAAGAGTTTTGGTGACGAGAAGGCCGAGACGTTTTTAGGCAATCTCGAGACGAAAAGAGGCATGCCCGGCGAATTCCTTCGGCGTTGCGACCCGAAACTACTGGCAAATGTGTTACGAGGCGAACATCCGCAGACCATTGCGCTCGTGCTTTCGACTCTTGGACCAAAGAAGGCGGGAGACGCCATTTCCGCACTTCCCGAGAGAGCGCAGGCCGAGGTGATCATGCGCATGGCCAGCCTGCAGAAGGTTGATCTGGTAATACTCGGGGAAGTAGAAGGTGTGATCAAGGATCAACTCGAGAACATCGGCGGCGCTGAGGGCAAGCAACTCGGAGGCGTCGAGGTTGTGGCCACGATTCTCAACCAGATGGACAGAACCCTCGAATCCGAGCTTTTGGGAAGGCTTGAGGAGTCAAGCCCAGATCTGGCGGAGAAGATACGGCAGCTCATGTTCACCTTCGAAGATTTAGTCCAGCTTGACGACAAGAGCATTCAGGTCCTTCTCAAAGAAGTCTCTTCCGAGGATATCGGTCTCGCTTTGAAGGGGGCCTCTGATGCCATGAAGGACAAGATATATGCCAATATGTCCGAGAGGGCTGCCGCCATGCTAAAAGAAGACCTGGAAGCCATGGGTCCGGTGAGGCTCTCTGACGTGGAAAAGGCGCAGGTGAAGATCGCAATGGTGGCGAAAAAGCTTGAAGGGGAAGGCAAAATTATCCTCTCCAGAGGCAACGAGAAATTTGTGTAG